The Daphnia magna isolate NIES unplaced genomic scaffold, ASM2063170v1.1 Dm_contigs143, whole genome shotgun sequence genome contains a region encoding:
- the LOC116936213 gene encoding uncharacterized protein LOC116936213, whose product MDSTSSPLSEGSYSIDSRVNFEEVRRRSPFPSVPRSSRSRSRSWSRRYDVSSQDRYRHRRDRSRERRRRDRSRSRDRHRRRSPRRSSRSRSRSRRRERSSRSSQTPPPTPVLDRIFPKEASAQLASWMSVGQKPAQTRELRDIFKPAFEDENFLLSCPKMDDVVERQISRNRHSKFIAQRELIWKSTHLKVLDIVRPLISLWNRLAPNTEEGSILESAIRLWAEAHFFISKNRRANVMNSVYPRFKSLLKDPTNFSPSEVAQLFGPTFTSALLQAADEDAKLQKVASVGRISGGFGQKTQQKPADKPEDPRPGTSRQGDPSERRGYQTRSRGGGRGRQGPLRQVKEASK is encoded by the exons ATGGATTCCACTTCGTCACCGCTTAGCGAAGGGTCGTATTCCATTGACTCGAGAGTGAATTTTGAAGAAGTTAGAAGACGCTCTCCCTTTCCTAGTGTGCCTAGATCATCACGTTCTAGATCGCGTTCCTGGTCAAGACGATACGACGTATCATCGCAGGATCGCTATCGACACAGGAGAGACAGAAGCAGAGAACGTAGACGTCGGGACAGATCAAGATCACGAGATCGGCATCGTAGACGTTCACCACGCAGGTCATCAAGGAGCCGCTCCAGATCTCGACGCAGAGAGCGTTCTTCAAGATCCTCGCAGACGCCCCCACCTACGCCTGTCCTAGACCGAATCTTCCCAAAGGAGGCTTCAGCCCAACTAGCATCTTGGATGTCTGTAGGACAGAAACCAGCTCAGACCAGAGAGCTGAGGGACATTTTTAAACCGGCGTTCGAGGACGAAAATTTTCTGTTGTCATGCCCAAAAATGGATGACGTGGTAGAGCGACAGATTTCCCGCAACAGGCACAGTAAATTCATCGCACAGAGAGAGTTGATATGGAAATCAACACATCTTAAGGTATTAGATATCGTCAGACCGCTAATTTCGCTTTGGAACCGCTTAGCTCCAAATACAGAGGAAGGGTCGATATTGGAGAGCGCGATCCGTCTTTGGGCGGAAGCTCACTTTTTTATCTCAAAGAATAGGAGAGCCAACGTGATGAATAGCGTTTATCCACGCTTCAAATCCCTTTTGAAAGACCCCACCAACTTTTCGCCTTCGGAAGTTGCCCAGCTTTTTGGTCCGACCTTTACATCCGCTCTTCTGCAAGCAGCCGACGAGGACGCAAAGTTACAAAAAGTCGCATCAGTCGGAAGGATCAGTGGAGGATTCGGCCAAAAAACTCAACAGAAACCAGCGGATAAGCCAGAGGATCCTCGCCCCGGGACTTCGAGACAAGGAGACCCGTCTGAGAGACGTGGTTACCAGACAAG GAGCAGAGGAGGTGGTCGAGGTAGGCAGGGACCATTAAGACAAGTGAAGGAAGCatcaaaataa
- the LOC123467078 gene encoding uncharacterized protein LOC123467078 has translation MAEGQARALMKRMEKDNEMKTSYEAEFRKLKELRFISKADTNFKGIYTILPHHPVVRKDKITSKVRPVFNGSAKPKTGFSANDCLEEGPNLNPDILDVILTFRLNPIAWTADIRQAFLMVKLLNEDAEALRFLLEDENVPGTLQTYKWNRLPFGLTCSPAVLRTVLKKHLESYKGELAVSSRQMLRHLYVDDYLSNAPTLEAAKTVIGTVLKLFSDAKMELRKWVTNDPQLREYLQQSNLTDDSSDSYSCLNLDPQKVLGVRWNTSTDCFYFKSDVIVDAAAKVKVLTKRSFAKISTKLFDPLGFIGPITLQFKLLFQELWQEKIGWDDNVNSQTESRFRAIVEDLKGIDRIQIPRMISTAPTDVIQELHVFCDASTKAYGAVAYAKSRNPGFIRLFCCKTRAAPLPKNEVSLPRLELLSAELGSVLAERIVNAIDKVKWEVTLWTDSMAALGWIKGDPGRWKLFVRNRVETIQKRFKPEHWKHCPGKDNPADFASRSCSVKKLTEAFSWWGGPSWLKQESSEWPQQDIPTSDDLQLMEVETKSKQRIQILAVFNMPDWLDSLVLRVSSYLRLLRTIAWMYRLMKKLTPGKAIETVGVAEIHCLSVCEISTAENFILRTIQQKAFPEIYGSLKEGKSNKKLLRDLDTLRPIWDEKQQLIRVTGRVGPALRDLLIEPPILLPANERIVDLLIHHHHVKRKHTGVQSTLTYLRNRFWIIRARQRIKSVIKHCGKCQRAQSRPFDKEAASMPLDRTKKAQPFEIIGIDYFRPMYVFGRGPFD, from the coding sequence atggcagaaggtcaggcaaGAGCGCTGATGAAAAGGATGGAGAAGGATAAcgagatgaagacttcatacgaagcTGAGTTCAGAAAACTGAAAGAACTTAGATTCATCTCTAAAGCAGACACCAATTTTAAGGGTATCTACACGATTCTACCCCATCACCCAGTTGTCCGTAAAGACAAAATCACCAGCAAAGTGAgacctgttttcaatggttcTGCGAAGCCGAAAACAGGATTCAGCGCCAACGACTGTCTCgaagaaggacccaatctgaaTCCTGACATTCTTGATGTTATCCTGACGTTTAGGCTAAATCCaattgcctggacagctgatATCCGACAAGCATttttaatggtaaaattgCTAAACGAGgacgcggaagcgttaaggttCCTTTTAGAagacgaaaacgtcccaggaACGCTGCAGACCTACAAATGGAATAGACTACCATTTGGGCTAACATGTagcccggcagtgctcaggaccgtcctAAAGAAACACCTCGAGTCATACAAAGGCGAACTAGCAGTAAGCAGTCGCCAAATGTTACGGCATCTATATGTAGACGACTACTTGTCAAATGCGCCTACATTAGAAGCAGCAAAGACCGTAATCGGTACGGTACTCAAACTTTTTTCAGACGCAAAGATGGAATTGAGAAAATGGGTAACAAACGACCCGCAGCTGCGAGAGTATCTACAACAGAGCAATTTGACAGATGACTCATCCGATTCGTACTcgtgtcttaatttagacccacaaaagGTACTAGGAGTGAGGTGGAATACCAGCACAGATTGCTTCTATTTCAAGTCTGACGTAATCGTAGATGCAGCCGCAAAAGTAAAAGTGCTAACAAAAAGATCGTTTGCTAAAATCTCGACCAAGCTTTTCGACCCCCTTGGATTCATTGGACCCATAACACTACAGTTCAAGCTACTCTTCCAGGAATTGtggcaagaaaaaatcggATGGGATGACAATGTGAATTCACAAACGGAGAGTCGATTCAGAGCTATAGTGGAAGATTTGAAAGGTATAGACAGAATCCAAATACCTCGCATGATCTCAACAGCACCGACAGATGTAATTCAAGAATTACATGTATTCTGCGACGCTTCAACAAAAGCGTACGGAGCTGTAGCATACGCCAAGTCAAGAAATCCTGGATTCATCCGACTTTTTTGCTGTAAAACTAGGgcagcaccactcccgaaaaACGAAGTTTCACTACCAAGGCTAGAACTGCTTAGCgccgaactcggcagtgtCTTAGCTGAACGAATCGTAAACGCAATTGACAAAGTGAAGTGGGAAGTGACACTATGGACTGACTCTATGGCAGCGTTAGGTTGGATCAAAGGAGATCCAGGGCGATGGAAACTATTCGTACGGAATAGAGTAGAGACAATTCAGAAGAGATTCAAACCAGAACACTGGAAACACTGTCCTGGAAAAGACAACCCAGCGGATTTCGCATCTCGAAGTTGCTCCGTCAAGAAGTTGACAGAGGCTTTttcctggtggggaggtccctcctggctgaaacaAGAATCGTCTGAATGGCCTCAGCAAGACATCCCAACTTCGGATGACCTACAATTAATGGAAGTCGAAACGAAATCCAAACAGAGAATACAAATTCTAGCAGTTTTCAACATGCCAGATTGGTTGGATTCACTGGTTTTGAGAGTAAGCAGTTATCTGCGATTACTGAGAACAATAGCCTGGATGTACAGACTCATGAAGAAGTTAACGCCCGGTAAGGCAATAGAAACAGTCGGAGTAGCAGAAATTCATTGCCTCTCTGTCTGCGAAATCAGCACCGCCGAGAACTTCATTCTAAGGACTATTCAACAGAAAGCGTTCCCAGAAATTTATGGAtcccttaaagaaggaaaatccAACAAGAAACTGCTACGCGATCTCGACACATTACGACCAATTTGggacgaaaaacaacaactgatACGAGTGACAGGTAGAGTAGGTCCAGCCTTAAGAGACCTACTTATTGAACCGCCGATACTTCTCCCTGCAAATGAGAGAATAGTCGACTTGCTGATCCACCATCATCATGTCAAACGGAAACACACCGGTGTTCAATCAACATTAACCTATCTTCGTAATCGGTTCTGGATTATTCGTGCTCGACAACGCATCAAGAGTGTCATCAAGCATTGTGGAAAATGCCAACGAGCTCAATCGCGCCCTTTCGACAAAGAAGCCGCTTCCATGCCTTTGGATCGTACCAAGAAGGCACAGCCATTCGAAATCATTGGAATTGATTATTTCAGGCCGATGTACGTTTTTGGAAGAGGTCCTTTTGATTGA
- the LOC123467086 gene encoding uncharacterized protein LOC123467086 translates to MYPRRTPISHEASQHITYLNRIRRLGVYHARIKFGEFGPSLTEPVEPEYRPLPHGVTIDAKLGAYEEGFYSIAIKYFPRDEAVAITNIKVNADYARYLNFLRGLPTCEPTPREQIHPEIPLPAVLQNPTPRAPDYGSTPIARFYGYQGPRSHPRSRGQSTVAEQSTSVATRNVVVRSLLENERRREAEVIEQEVGAESTEDITEVETNFSIRTNDSETVIQEESEVEETVKGESEESGSTTSEEFILSINEREF, encoded by the exons ATGTACCCGAGAAGAACTCCAATTAGTCATGAAGCATCTCAGCATATCACT TATCTCAACAGAATCAGAAGACTTGGGGTATATCATGCTCGCATCAAATTTGGTGAATTTGGCCCAAGTCTCACCGAACCTGTAGAACCTGAATACAGGCCATTGCCCCACGGTGTAACAATTGATGCAAAACTAGGTGCCTACGAAGAAGGTTTCTATAGCATTGCAATCAAGTATTTTCCCCGTGACGAAGCTGTTGCCATCACCAACATCAAAGTGAACGCTGATTATGCAAGATACCTAAACTTCCTGAGAGGATTACCGACTTGTGAGCCAACGCCAAGAGAACAAATTCATCCAGAGATTCCCTTGCCAGCTGTGCTCCAGAACCCAACACCACGTGCACCAGACTACGGAAGCACTCCGATTGCAAGATTTTACGGGTACCAAGGACCTAGAAGCCATCCGAGGTCGCGTGGTCAATCTACCGTTGCAGAGCAGTCAACATCTGTAGCAACCAGGAACGTGGTCGTTCGCAGCCTTCtcgaaaacgaaagaagaagagaggctGAGGTTATTGAACAAGAAGTCGGTGCAGAAAGTACAGAAGACATCACTGAAGTGGAGACAAATTTCTCGATCAGAACAAACGATTCTGAGACTGTCATTCAAGAAGAAAGTGAAGTAGAGGAAACAGTGAAAGGAGAAAGTGAAGAAAGCGGTTCGACCACATCTGAGGAATTCATCTTGTCCATCAACGAACGAGAATTTTGA